The genomic region AAAAACACATCGTCCTGTACCTTCTAAAAGATAAAACAAATTTATAAATATTTATAAATATTGTCCATCTTGCTCATTAACCTTAGCGTAAGAAGTGTATTGCGTAATTGTCTTTAAAAAGGCATCCTCTACAACAATGAGAAAATGAATCTTTAAATCGGTCTTTAGTGTCATTATTTTTCTCATATCACAGTTTGGAGTATAAAAACGTGAATGCACATGAACCTTCAAAAGATAAAACCATTATCATGATGGAACACGATGCTTTTGAAAGTGTTTTTAACCGCCTCTATGAAGAGACGATGGACCTTATTGAAGAAACAGCAGACTATATTGATAAAGAAGGTAAATGTGCTGCTCGTCACCTTCCAGTCGAAACTTCTGCACTTTATGCAAAAGAAGCCATGTATTTAAGTACACGGCTAATGCAAATTGCCTCTCGACTGTTGCTTTTTCGTGCAGGGCGTGAAGGGGAAATGTCTCCCAAACAAATACAAAAAGAGATTGCAAAAATTTCTCTTCATACACCATCACTAGGACCTCAGGCTGCTCATTGGACAGAATTGCCAGAAATTTTCCGCCACTTTGTAGCACGTTCTTTGCGTTTAGAAGAACGTATGCGCCATGTCAGTTATGATATCGATCAAGCCTCTTGCAAAACCTTAAAAAAGAACAATCCTGTAACCAAACAAATTCAATTGCTCAAACGTGCTTTTCGACGCTCTTAAAAAACCTTGCCACCATTTTAAAAACCAGCCTCCTCACAACTGCTACAAGCACTTTCAACCTTACACCTTCCCCTTCCCTTACCTCTTAAATGCCATCCTCTTCCACCAACGTTTCCCCCAAACTCCTGACCCTCTTCTCCCAAGCTATCTCCCCAATCTTCCAAACCCCCACCCTCTCACATTATAATACCTCACCTTCCACCAACACAGCTCAATCTTGCTTCCATCAATGCAAGCTTCATGCTCCTCCACACCCTTGCCAAAAATGCCTTCACCAATGCTCCCACCCCTCATCACTTTAAAACTCTCCATTCCCTCCATCCATTCTCAATCTCCTGCCCTTTCC from Bartonella schoenbuchensis R1 harbors:
- a CDS encoding DUF1465 family protein gives rise to the protein MNAHEPSKDKTIIMMEHDAFESVFNRLYEETMDLIEETADYIDKEGKCAARHLPVETSALYAKEAMYLSTRLMQIASRLLLFRAGREGEMSPKQIQKEIAKISLHTPSLGPQAAHWTELPEIFRHFVARSLRLEERMRHVSYDIDQASCKTLKKNNPVTKQIQLLKRAFRRS